A single region of the Arvicanthis niloticus isolate mArvNil1 chromosome 28, mArvNil1.pat.X, whole genome shotgun sequence genome encodes:
- the Akap12 gene encoding A-kinase anchor protein 12 isoform X3, with product MLGTITITVGQRESEDVKEKDRAKEMAANSTVVEDITKDKQEETPETIERIPASESNVEEMAQPAESQANDVGFKKVFKFVGFKFTVKKDKNEKSDTVQLLTVKKDEGEGAEASVGAGDHQEPGVETAGESASKESELKQSTEKQEGTLKQAQSSTEIPLQAESGQATEEEAANEEGEEKREKEPTKSLESPTSPVSSETTSSFKKFFTHGWAGWRKKTSFKKPKEDDLETSDKRKEQEAEKVDKEEREKTEPAPASASEQQEPEEGTDQARLSADYEKVELPLEDQVSDLEALSEEKCAPLATEVFDEKTEAQQEVVAEVHVSTVEKTTEEQGGGGEVEGVVVVEAMGESLPPEKLAGTQEVPQEAEPVEDLMKSKEVCVSGGDHTQLTDLSPDEKMPPKHPEGIVSEVEMLSSQERIKVQGSPLKKLFSSSGLKKLSGKKQKGKRGGGGDEEPGEYQHIPTESPESADEQKGESSASSPEEPEEITCLEKGPSEAPQEGEVEEGATSDGEKKREGGITPWASFKKMVTPKKRVRRPSESDKEEELDKVKSATLSSTESTMSEMQDEVKAVGEEQKPEEPRRRVDTSVSWEALICVGSSKKRARKASSSDDEGGPRTLGGDGHRAEEASKDKEAGADAVPASTQEQDQGQGSSSPEPAGSPSEGEGVSTWESFKRLVTPRKKSKSKLEEKTEDSGVEQLAAEVEPSKEESWVSIKKFIPGRRKKRADGKQEQAAVEDSGPTEVNEDDPDVPAVVPLSEYDAVEREKMEAQRAQENVELPHLQGAVYVSEELSKTLVHTVSVTVIDGTRAVTSAEERSPSWISASVTEPLEHAGGEAIPPVEEATEKDIIAGETPVLTQSLPEGKDAHDDIVVTSEVDFTSEAVTAAETAEALRAEEVTEASGAEETTDMVSAVSQLTDSPDTTEEATPVQEVEGGMLDTEEQERQMQAILQAVADKVKEESQVPATHTVQRAGPKALEKVEEVEEDSEVLATEKEKDVALKGPEQEAEAEHSAQGSETVQATPESLEVSEVTVGIDCVTTCQPVKLQQLMEQGVAPESSETLTDSETDGSTPLADSDTADGAQQDETVDSQDCKAIAAVRQSQVAEEEAVPAQKEGPSTPPKLPAQEEPEEKTGRDVLEPSQQELAAGAVPILAKTEVGQEGEAGQCDGEKVKDGLCVQEQEVSVHTGPNSQKIADVTPDGDTTEVVRCQEKESTEEQSLSLDKERDMGTDFEKEKMETKPEQVSEEHEQETATPEPERAHLKPVLTVDMLNSERGKELGSLEESPSLPDQDKAGCIEFQVQSSDTSVTQTAEAVKKVIETVAISETDESLECVGAHLLPAEKSSETGGHWTLQHGEDTVPLGPESQAESIPIIVTPAPESTLRSDLQGEISASQKQRSDEDDKPDVVPDADGKESTAKEKALKAEPEILELESKSSKIVQNVIQTAMDQFACTETAPETDASDSQIEVPVTQADRQEAQQMLDKDESCGQVSVQDETLSAVAQEGLAISHSSKGLSKASETNMLAVESAGVKESVEQLPPQSKDQKEYAADGPQHQSLAQAEADASGNLTKESPDTNGPKLTEEGDAPEVEVQEEEMNKAQAEEDLQEPKGDLAES from the coding sequence TTGGACAGAGAGAGTCAGAAGAtgtgaaagaaaaagacagagcgAAAGAAATGGCGGCCAACTCCACAGTTGTGGAAGACATCACAAAGGATAAGCAGGAGGAAACACCAGAAACAATCGAACGGATCCCTGCTTCAGAAAGCAATGTGGAAGAAATGGCACAGCCTGCCGAGTCCCAGGCTAACGATGTCGGCTTCAAGAAGGTATTTAAATTTGTTGGTTTTAAATTCACGGTGAAGAAGGATAAAAATGAGAAGTCGGATACTGTCCAGCTACTCACTGTCAAAAAGGATGAAGGCGAAGGGGCAGAAGCCTCCGTTGGAGCTGGAGACCACCAGGAGCCCGGTGTGGAGACCGCCGGAGAgtcggcatccaaagagagtgaGCTGAAGCAATCCACGGAGAAGCAAGAAGGTACCCTGAAGCAAGCACAGAGCAGCACAGAAATTCCCCTTCAAGCCGAATCTGGTCAAGCGACTGAGGAAGAAGCAGCCAacgaagaaggagaagaaaagcgAGAGAAAGAACCTACCAAGTCCCTAGAATCTCCAACCAGCCCCGTCAGCAGTGAGACAACATCTTCCTTCAAGAAATTCTTCACTCACGGCTGGGCCGGCTGGCGCAAGAAGACCAGCTTCAAGAAACCAAAGGAGGATGATCTGGAAACTTCTGACAAGAGAAAGGAGCAAGAGGCCGAGAAAGTAgacaaggaagagagggaaaagacGGAGCCAGCCCCGGCCTCGGCCTCGGAACAGCAGGAGCCTGAAGAAGGCACTGACCAGGCCAGGCTGTCAGCAGACTACGAGAAGGTGGAGTTGCCTTTGGAAGACCAAGTCAGTGACCTGGAGGCATTGTCAGAGGAGAAGTGTGCTCCTTTGGCAACGGAAGTGTTTGACGAGAAGACGGAAGCCCAACAAGAAGTTGTTGCAGAGGTCCATGTGAGCACCGTGGAGAAGACGACAGAggagcaaggaggaggaggagaagttgaAGGGGTCGTGGTGGTGGAAGCAATGGGAGAATCCTTGCCCCCTGAGAAACTGGCTGGGACCCAGGAGGTCCCCCAGGAAGCTGAGCCTGTGGAGGACCTGATGAAGAGCAAAGAAGTGTGTGTCTCTGGAGGTGACCATACTCAGCTGACAGATCTGAGTCCCGATGAGAAGATGCCGCCTAAACACCCCGAAGGCATTGTCAGTGAGGTGGAGATGCTGTCCTCTCAGGAGAGAATCAAGGTACAGGGAAGTCCCTTGAAGAAACTCTTCAGTAGCTCGGGCTTAAAGAAGCTTTCCGGGAAGAAGCAGAAGGGGAAACGAGGAGGCGGGGGAGACGAAGAGCCAGGAGAATACCAACACATTCCAACCGAGTCCCCAGAGAGTGCCGACgaacagaaaggagagagctCTGCGTCTTCCCCTGAAGAGCCTGAGGAGATCACATGTCTGGAGAAAGGGCCTTCGGAAGCACCTCAGGAAGGGGAAGTTGAGGAAGGAGCTACTTCTGacggagagaagaaaagggaaggagggatcaCCCCCTGGGCATCCTTCAAAAAGATGGTGACACCCAAGAAACGGGTCCGAAGACCTTCTGAGAGCGACAAGGAAGAAGAGCTGGACAAGGTCAAGAGCGCCACCTTGTCCTCTACGGAGAGTACAATGTCGGAGATGCAAGACGAGGTCAAGGCGGTTGGCGAGGAGCAAAAGCCAGAGGAACCAAGGCGCAGGGTGGATACTTCAGTGTCCTGGGAGGCCTTGATTTGTGTCGGATCGTCCaagaagagagcaaggaaggcATCCTCTTCAGATGATGAAGGAGGGCCAAGAACACTGGGAGGGGATGGTCACAGAGCCGAGGAGGCTAGCAAAGACAAAGAAGCTGGAGCAGACGCTGTTCCTGCCAGCACCCAGGAACAAGACCAAGGGCAAGGAAGTTCCTCGCCCGAGCcagctggaagcccttctgaagGGGAGGGTGTCTCCACGTGGGAGTCATTTAAAAGATTAGTCACTCCAAGAAAGAAATCCAAATCCAAActggaagagaaaactgaagactCCGGCGTAGAGCAGCTGGCTGCCGAGGTCGAACCCAGTAAAGAGGAATCTTGGGTCTCCATTAAGAAATTCATTCCCGGACGCCGGAAGAAAAGGGCAGATGGGAAGCAAGAGCAAGCCGCTGTCGAAGACTCGGGGCCAACGGAAGTCAATGAAGACGACCCTGATGTCCCAGCCGTTGTGCCTCTGTCTGAGTATGACGCGGTGGAAAGGGAGAAGATGGAAGCTCAGCGAGCACAGGAGAATGTGGAGTTACCCCATCTGCAGGgggctgtgtatgtgtctgaggaACTCAGTAAGACTCTGGTTCACACTGTGAGTGTCACAGTCATTGACGGGACCAGGGCAGTGACTAGCGCCGAAGAGCGGTCTCCTTCGTGGATATCTGCTTCCGTGACAGAACCTCTTGAACACGCAGGGGGAGAAGCCATACCACCTGTTGAAGAGGCCACTGAAAAAGACATCATTGCAGGAGAAACTCCTGTGCTCACCCAGAGTTTACCAGAGGGCAAAGATGCCCATGACGACATAGTCGTCACCAGTGAGGTGGATTTCACCTCAGAAGCAGTGACAGCCGCAGAAACCGCAGAGGCGCTTCGTGCTGAAGAAGTTACTGAAGCATCAGGGGCAGAAGAGACCACAGACATGGTGTCGGCAGTTTCCCAGCTGACCGACTCCCCAGACACCACAGAGGAAGCCACCCCGgttcaggaggtagagggtggcATGCTAGATACAGAAGAACAGGAGCGCCAGATGCAGGCCATCCTCCAAGCCGTTGCAGATAAGGTGAAAGAGGAGTCCCAGGTGCCTGCAACCCATACTGTGCAGAGAGCAGGACCAAAAGCACTGGAGAAGGTGGAGGAAGTAGAAGAGGACTCCGAGGTGCTGGCTacggagaaagagaaagatgttgCGCTGAAAGGACCCGAACAGGAAGCCGAAGCTGAGCATTCGGCACAAGGCTCAGAGACGGTACAGGCTACCCCAGAGAGCCTCGAAGTTTCTGAAGTCACAGTGGGTATAGACTGTGTCACCACATGCCAGCCTGTCAAgctccagcagctgatggaacaGGGCGTGGCCCCAGAGTCATCTGAAACCTTGACAGACAGTGAGACAGATGGAAGTACTCCCCTAGCAGATTCAGACACTGCAGATGGGGCACAGCAAGACGAGACCGTTGACAGCCAGGACTGTAAAGCCATTGCAGCTGTCAGGCAGTCACAGGTCGCAGAAGAAGAGGCAGTTCCTGCTCAGAAGGAGGGGCCTTCAACACCACCTAAACTTCCAGCCCAAGAAGAACCCGAGGAAAAAACAGGAAGAGATGTTCTAGAACCTTCACAGCAAGAGCTTGCTGCCGGGGCAGTGCCCATTCTGGCCAAGACTGAGGTGGGTCAAGAAGGTGAGGCTGGCCAGTGTGATGGAGAAAAAGTCAAAGATGGACTATGTGTTCAAGAACAGGAGGTGTCTGTACACACTGGACCCAACAGTCAAAAGATTGCTGACGTGACACCTGACGGTGACACAACGGAAGTGGTCAGATGTCAGGAAAAGGAGAGTACTGAAGAGCAGAGTCTTAGCCTGGACAAGGAGAGAGATATGGGAACCGActttgaaaaggagaaaatggagacAAAGCCAGAGCAAGTGAGTGAAGAACATGAACAGGAAACAGCCACTCCTGAGCCGGAAAGAGCCCACCTGAAGCCAGTCCTGACAGTTGACATGCTCaactcagagagaggaaaggaactgGGCAGCCTTGAAGAAAGCCCTTCGCTCCCAGACCAAGACAAAGCAGGTTGCATAGAGTTTCAAGTTCAAAGCTCAGACACATCAGTCACTCAAACAGCCGAAGCTGTGAAAAAGGTCATAGAAACTGTCGCAATTTCAGAGACAGATGAAAGTCTGGAGTGTGTAGGTGCACACTTACTACCAGCCGAGAAGTCTTCCGAAACGGGTGGCCACTGGACTCTTCAGCATGGAGAGGACACTGTGCCCCTGGGGCCTGAGTCTCAGGCAGAGTCCATCCCAATAATAGTAACTCCTGCTCCTGAAAGCACCCTACGTTCTGACCTGCAAGGAGAAATAAGTGCATCCCAGAAACAGAGATCAGATGAAGATGACAAGCCAGATGTTGTTCCGGATGCTGACGGCAAGGAAAGTACAGCAAAAGAGAAAGCCCTCAAGGCTGAACCTGAGATCTTGGAACTTGAGAGTAAGAGCAGTAAGATTGTCCAGAACGTCATCCAGACAGCCATGGACCAGTTCGCATGTACAGAAACGGCCCCTGAAACTGATGCTTCTGATTCACAGATAGAGGTTCCTGTGACGCAGGCGGACAGACAGGAAGCTCAACAGATGCTGGACAAAGATGAAAGCTGCGGTCAAGTCTCTGTCCAAGATGAGACACTCAGTGCCGTAGCCCAGGAAGGACTTGCAATTTCTCATAGTTCCAAGGGCTTGAGCAAGGCTTCAGAAACCAATATGCTTGCAGTTGAAAGTGCCGGTGTCAAAGAAAGTGTGGAGCAGCTGCCTCCTCAATCCAAAGATCAAAAAGAGTATGCTGCTGATGGCCCCCAGCACCAAAGCTTAGCCCAGGCAGAGGCGGACGCCTCTGGAAATCTAACCAAAGAGTCCCCAGACACCAACGGACCAAAGCTAACTGAGGAGGGAGATGCCCCGGAAGTAGAGgtccaggaagaagaaatgaacaagGCCCAGGCAGAAGAGGACCTACAGGAGCCAAAGGGAGACCTGGCAGAATCCTAA
- the Akap12 gene encoding A-kinase anchor protein 12 isoform X4 produces the protein MPWWSNLCFGQRESEDVKEKDRAKEMAANSTVVEDITKDKQEETPETIERIPASESNVEEMAQPAESQANDVGFKKVFKFVGFKFTVKKDKNEKSDTVQLLTVKKDEGEGAEASVGAGDHQEPGVETAGESASKESELKQSTEKQEGTLKQAQSSTEIPLQAESGQATEEEAANEEGEEKREKEPTKSLESPTSPVSSETTSSFKKFFTHGWAGWRKKTSFKKPKEDDLETSDKRKEQEAEKVDKEEREKTEPAPASASEQQEPEEGTDQARLSADYEKVELPLEDQVSDLEALSEEKCAPLATEVFDEKTEAQQEVVAEVHVSTVEKTTEEQGGGGEVEGVVVVEAMGESLPPEKLAGTQEVPQEAEPVEDLMKSKEVCVSGGDHTQLTDLSPDEKMPPKHPEGIVSEVEMLSSQERIKVQGSPLKKLFSSSGLKKLSGKKQKGKRGGGGDEEPGEYQHIPTESPESADEQKGESSASSPEEPEEITCLEKGPSEAPQEGEVEEGATSDGEKKREGGITPWASFKKMVTPKKRVRRPSESDKEEELDKVKSATLSSTESTMSEMQDEVKAVGEEQKPEEPRRRVDTSVSWEALICVGSSKKRARKASSSDDEGGPRTLGGDGHRAEEASKDKEAGADAVPASTQEQDQGQGSSSPEPAGSPSEGEGVSTWESFKRLVTPRKKSKSKLEEKTEDSGVEQLAAEVEPSKEESWVSIKKFIPGRRKKRADGKQEQAAVEDSGPTEVNEDDPDVPAVVPLSEYDAVEREKMEAQRAQENVELPHLQGAVYVSEELSKTLVHTVSVTVIDGTRAVTSAEERSPSWISASVTEPLEHAGGEAIPPVEEATEKDIIAGETPVLTQSLPEGKDAHDDIVVTSEVDFTSEAVTAAETAEALRAEEVTEASGAEETTDMVSAVSQLTDSPDTTEEATPVQEVEGGMLDTEEQERQMQAILQAVADKVKEESQVPATHTVQRAGPKALEKVEEVEEDSEVLATEKEKDVALKGPEQEAEAEHSAQGSETVQATPESLEVSEVTVGIDCVTTCQPVKLQQLMEQGVAPESSETLTDSETDGSTPLADSDTADGAQQDETVDSQDCKAIAAVRQSQVAEEEAVPAQKEGPSTPPKLPAQEEPEEKTGRDVLEPSQQELAAGAVPILAKTEVGQEGEAGQCDGEKVKDGLCVQEQEVSVHTGPNSQKIADVTPDGDTTEVVRCQEKESTEEQSLSLDKERDMGTDFEKEKMETKPEQVSEEHEQETATPEPERAHLKPVLTVDMLNSERGKELGSLEESPSLPDQDKAGCIEFQVQSSDTSVTQTAEAVKKVIETVAISETDESLECVGAHLLPAEKSSETGGHWTLQHGEDTVPLGPESQAESIPIIVTPAPESTLRSDLQGEISASQKQRSDEDDKPDVVPDADGKESTAKEKALKAEPEILELESKSSKIVQNVIQTAMDQFACTETAPETDASDSQIEVPVTQADRQEAQQMLDKDESCGQVSVQDETLSAVAQEGLAISHSSKGLSKASETNMLAVESAGVKESVEQLPPQSKDQKEYAADGPQHQSLAQAEADASGNLTKESPDTNGPKLTEEGDAPEVEVQEEEMNKAQAEEDLQEPKGDLAES, from the exons ATGCCCTGGTGGAGTAACTTATGCT TTGGACAGAGAGAGTCAGAAGAtgtgaaagaaaaagacagagcgAAAGAAATGGCGGCCAACTCCACAGTTGTGGAAGACATCACAAAGGATAAGCAGGAGGAAACACCAGAAACAATCGAACGGATCCCTGCTTCAGAAAGCAATGTGGAAGAAATGGCACAGCCTGCCGAGTCCCAGGCTAACGATGTCGGCTTCAAGAAGGTATTTAAATTTGTTGGTTTTAAATTCACGGTGAAGAAGGATAAAAATGAGAAGTCGGATACTGTCCAGCTACTCACTGTCAAAAAGGATGAAGGCGAAGGGGCAGAAGCCTCCGTTGGAGCTGGAGACCACCAGGAGCCCGGTGTGGAGACCGCCGGAGAgtcggcatccaaagagagtgaGCTGAAGCAATCCACGGAGAAGCAAGAAGGTACCCTGAAGCAAGCACAGAGCAGCACAGAAATTCCCCTTCAAGCCGAATCTGGTCAAGCGACTGAGGAAGAAGCAGCCAacgaagaaggagaagaaaagcgAGAGAAAGAACCTACCAAGTCCCTAGAATCTCCAACCAGCCCCGTCAGCAGTGAGACAACATCTTCCTTCAAGAAATTCTTCACTCACGGCTGGGCCGGCTGGCGCAAGAAGACCAGCTTCAAGAAACCAAAGGAGGATGATCTGGAAACTTCTGACAAGAGAAAGGAGCAAGAGGCCGAGAAAGTAgacaaggaagagagggaaaagacGGAGCCAGCCCCGGCCTCGGCCTCGGAACAGCAGGAGCCTGAAGAAGGCACTGACCAGGCCAGGCTGTCAGCAGACTACGAGAAGGTGGAGTTGCCTTTGGAAGACCAAGTCAGTGACCTGGAGGCATTGTCAGAGGAGAAGTGTGCTCCTTTGGCAACGGAAGTGTTTGACGAGAAGACGGAAGCCCAACAAGAAGTTGTTGCAGAGGTCCATGTGAGCACCGTGGAGAAGACGACAGAggagcaaggaggaggaggagaagttgaAGGGGTCGTGGTGGTGGAAGCAATGGGAGAATCCTTGCCCCCTGAGAAACTGGCTGGGACCCAGGAGGTCCCCCAGGAAGCTGAGCCTGTGGAGGACCTGATGAAGAGCAAAGAAGTGTGTGTCTCTGGAGGTGACCATACTCAGCTGACAGATCTGAGTCCCGATGAGAAGATGCCGCCTAAACACCCCGAAGGCATTGTCAGTGAGGTGGAGATGCTGTCCTCTCAGGAGAGAATCAAGGTACAGGGAAGTCCCTTGAAGAAACTCTTCAGTAGCTCGGGCTTAAAGAAGCTTTCCGGGAAGAAGCAGAAGGGGAAACGAGGAGGCGGGGGAGACGAAGAGCCAGGAGAATACCAACACATTCCAACCGAGTCCCCAGAGAGTGCCGACgaacagaaaggagagagctCTGCGTCTTCCCCTGAAGAGCCTGAGGAGATCACATGTCTGGAGAAAGGGCCTTCGGAAGCACCTCAGGAAGGGGAAGTTGAGGAAGGAGCTACTTCTGacggagagaagaaaagggaaggagggatcaCCCCCTGGGCATCCTTCAAAAAGATGGTGACACCCAAGAAACGGGTCCGAAGACCTTCTGAGAGCGACAAGGAAGAAGAGCTGGACAAGGTCAAGAGCGCCACCTTGTCCTCTACGGAGAGTACAATGTCGGAGATGCAAGACGAGGTCAAGGCGGTTGGCGAGGAGCAAAAGCCAGAGGAACCAAGGCGCAGGGTGGATACTTCAGTGTCCTGGGAGGCCTTGATTTGTGTCGGATCGTCCaagaagagagcaaggaaggcATCCTCTTCAGATGATGAAGGAGGGCCAAGAACACTGGGAGGGGATGGTCACAGAGCCGAGGAGGCTAGCAAAGACAAAGAAGCTGGAGCAGACGCTGTTCCTGCCAGCACCCAGGAACAAGACCAAGGGCAAGGAAGTTCCTCGCCCGAGCcagctggaagcccttctgaagGGGAGGGTGTCTCCACGTGGGAGTCATTTAAAAGATTAGTCACTCCAAGAAAGAAATCCAAATCCAAActggaagagaaaactgaagactCCGGCGTAGAGCAGCTGGCTGCCGAGGTCGAACCCAGTAAAGAGGAATCTTGGGTCTCCATTAAGAAATTCATTCCCGGACGCCGGAAGAAAAGGGCAGATGGGAAGCAAGAGCAAGCCGCTGTCGAAGACTCGGGGCCAACGGAAGTCAATGAAGACGACCCTGATGTCCCAGCCGTTGTGCCTCTGTCTGAGTATGACGCGGTGGAAAGGGAGAAGATGGAAGCTCAGCGAGCACAGGAGAATGTGGAGTTACCCCATCTGCAGGgggctgtgtatgtgtctgaggaACTCAGTAAGACTCTGGTTCACACTGTGAGTGTCACAGTCATTGACGGGACCAGGGCAGTGACTAGCGCCGAAGAGCGGTCTCCTTCGTGGATATCTGCTTCCGTGACAGAACCTCTTGAACACGCAGGGGGAGAAGCCATACCACCTGTTGAAGAGGCCACTGAAAAAGACATCATTGCAGGAGAAACTCCTGTGCTCACCCAGAGTTTACCAGAGGGCAAAGATGCCCATGACGACATAGTCGTCACCAGTGAGGTGGATTTCACCTCAGAAGCAGTGACAGCCGCAGAAACCGCAGAGGCGCTTCGTGCTGAAGAAGTTACTGAAGCATCAGGGGCAGAAGAGACCACAGACATGGTGTCGGCAGTTTCCCAGCTGACCGACTCCCCAGACACCACAGAGGAAGCCACCCCGgttcaggaggtagagggtggcATGCTAGATACAGAAGAACAGGAGCGCCAGATGCAGGCCATCCTCCAAGCCGTTGCAGATAAGGTGAAAGAGGAGTCCCAGGTGCCTGCAACCCATACTGTGCAGAGAGCAGGACCAAAAGCACTGGAGAAGGTGGAGGAAGTAGAAGAGGACTCCGAGGTGCTGGCTacggagaaagagaaagatgttgCGCTGAAAGGACCCGAACAGGAAGCCGAAGCTGAGCATTCGGCACAAGGCTCAGAGACGGTACAGGCTACCCCAGAGAGCCTCGAAGTTTCTGAAGTCACAGTGGGTATAGACTGTGTCACCACATGCCAGCCTGTCAAgctccagcagctgatggaacaGGGCGTGGCCCCAGAGTCATCTGAAACCTTGACAGACAGTGAGACAGATGGAAGTACTCCCCTAGCAGATTCAGACACTGCAGATGGGGCACAGCAAGACGAGACCGTTGACAGCCAGGACTGTAAAGCCATTGCAGCTGTCAGGCAGTCACAGGTCGCAGAAGAAGAGGCAGTTCCTGCTCAGAAGGAGGGGCCTTCAACACCACCTAAACTTCCAGCCCAAGAAGAACCCGAGGAAAAAACAGGAAGAGATGTTCTAGAACCTTCACAGCAAGAGCTTGCTGCCGGGGCAGTGCCCATTCTGGCCAAGACTGAGGTGGGTCAAGAAGGTGAGGCTGGCCAGTGTGATGGAGAAAAAGTCAAAGATGGACTATGTGTTCAAGAACAGGAGGTGTCTGTACACACTGGACCCAACAGTCAAAAGATTGCTGACGTGACACCTGACGGTGACACAACGGAAGTGGTCAGATGTCAGGAAAAGGAGAGTACTGAAGAGCAGAGTCTTAGCCTGGACAAGGAGAGAGATATGGGAACCGActttgaaaaggagaaaatggagacAAAGCCAGAGCAAGTGAGTGAAGAACATGAACAGGAAACAGCCACTCCTGAGCCGGAAAGAGCCCACCTGAAGCCAGTCCTGACAGTTGACATGCTCaactcagagagaggaaaggaactgGGCAGCCTTGAAGAAAGCCCTTCGCTCCCAGACCAAGACAAAGCAGGTTGCATAGAGTTTCAAGTTCAAAGCTCAGACACATCAGTCACTCAAACAGCCGAAGCTGTGAAAAAGGTCATAGAAACTGTCGCAATTTCAGAGACAGATGAAAGTCTGGAGTGTGTAGGTGCACACTTACTACCAGCCGAGAAGTCTTCCGAAACGGGTGGCCACTGGACTCTTCAGCATGGAGAGGACACTGTGCCCCTGGGGCCTGAGTCTCAGGCAGAGTCCATCCCAATAATAGTAACTCCTGCTCCTGAAAGCACCCTACGTTCTGACCTGCAAGGAGAAATAAGTGCATCCCAGAAACAGAGATCAGATGAAGATGACAAGCCAGATGTTGTTCCGGATGCTGACGGCAAGGAAAGTACAGCAAAAGAGAAAGCCCTCAAGGCTGAACCTGAGATCTTGGAACTTGAGAGTAAGAGCAGTAAGATTGTCCAGAACGTCATCCAGACAGCCATGGACCAGTTCGCATGTACAGAAACGGCCCCTGAAACTGATGCTTCTGATTCACAGATAGAGGTTCCTGTGACGCAGGCGGACAGACAGGAAGCTCAACAGATGCTGGACAAAGATGAAAGCTGCGGTCAAGTCTCTGTCCAAGATGAGACACTCAGTGCCGTAGCCCAGGAAGGACTTGCAATTTCTCATAGTTCCAAGGGCTTGAGCAAGGCTTCAGAAACCAATATGCTTGCAGTTGAAAGTGCCGGTGTCAAAGAAAGTGTGGAGCAGCTGCCTCCTCAATCCAAAGATCAAAAAGAGTATGCTGCTGATGGCCCCCAGCACCAAAGCTTAGCCCAGGCAGAGGCGGACGCCTCTGGAAATCTAACCAAAGAGTCCCCAGACACCAACGGACCAAAGCTAACTGAGGAGGGAGATGCCCCGGAAGTAGAGgtccaggaagaagaaatgaacaagGCCCAGGCAGAAGAGGACCTACAGGAGCCAAAGGGAGACCTGGCAGAATCCTAA